A stretch of DNA from Acidobacteriota bacterium:
CTGCCCTGGGCCTGCAAGTCGAAGGCATGAAACTGGCTGAATATCACCTCAATTTCGGTTGTATGTGTATCCAGCAGGGAAAAGTTGAAAAAGCCCGCCTGGAACTGGATCAGGCGTTTGGGTTTGGCAAGCAACTTGACTCGAATTCGCTGATGGGACGGGCGCTGACCGCCATGGCTGAACTGTGTCACGTGCTTGGGGACTATGCCACCGGAATGGAACATGCGGCGGACGCCCTGGATTTGCTGCGCCAGGCTGGGGACAGTGCCGGTGAAATCAAATCGCTGATTGCGATTGCCGCTTCGCACAACTATCAAGGTCAGTATGTCCAGTCCCGCAACGTCTACGAAAAGGTGCTTGAGTTAGCCAAAGCCGCGAAAGATCAATTGAGTGAAGCTGGGGCCCTCTGGGGGATTGGACAGAGCCTGTATCAACAAGGCCATTATGAATCAGCCCTGAAATATGGCGAGCAATCGCTGGTGATTACCCGTGACATCGGGGACCGACTTGGGGAACGACGCAGTCTGAGCCTGATTGGCGGGGTGCATTTAGACCTGGGCAATTATGACGAGGCGCTCAAATATTTTGAATCCGCCCTGCGGGTCGTGCGTGGTGTTGGGTATCGCGTCAGTGAAGGCGCCATGCTCAACAACATTGGCGAAGCAATGCGCCGCCAGCGGCGGTTTACCGAGGCGCTGGTTTATTATCAACAAAGCCTGGAACTGGCGCGCGAAACCAATGACCGGGGGCTGCAGGCTCTGGTGACACTCAATATTGGGCTCGTCCAACAGGGACGCGGCCAGCACCGGCAGGCGCTGGAAATGTTTGACCAGAGCCTGCGGGAAATTACTTATGTTGGGCTGTGGTCACTCGAATACGAAGCCTACATTTGTATTGGTGATAGTCATCTGGCGATTCGAAATTATGCGCAGGCCCGGCAAGCCTATGAGACCGCACTTCAAAACTGCGAGGCCACCGGGGCGAAACGGCATCAGTGGAAGGCGCTCTATGGGTTGGCCCATTGTGAACGAAATCTGGGAAATGCGCCCACCGCTTTGCGATTGCTACGCGAAGCAGTCTCCTCAATTGAGGCATTGGCCGCCGGGTTGACTTCTTATACCGACCGCAACCGGTTCCTGAAGGATTTGCATCGGGTATACAATGATTTGGCTGAACTCGCCGTTGAGCTTGGCGAAGATATCTGAGTTGAGAATCAAGAATGAAGAATGAAGAACCCAAACCGGATCCACTCAAGCAAAAGGCCCAGTTGCGAAAATATCATCTCGCGCTGAGCCGAACGCTCGAATCCATTACCGGCAAAACCGTGCCGGATGAAGCGGCCTTTCGCGAATTGGAAACCTATAGCCAGGGGTGGCACAAAATCGGCCTGCTGGCGATTGCGATTTGGGAGCAGGAAGCCTTTCACCCAAATGACTTTGAAGCCCATCCCGGATGGGAGGCCGCCGCCAACACAACGTTTGAATTTCTGGTCGAACACTGTTCAAATTGTGGTGTCAAACAACTTGATTTAAAAACCGTGATCTTTTGTCAGGCGTGCCGCCGAACTGTCAGCGAAGACCAGTTTCAATCCGTGATGGATGGTCCTGTGGCCCAGGAAGTTCTGGCTTTTGCCCAGGAATTACTCGCCCTGGAGACTGATTCTGTGGATGATTCAGATTCAAGCTATATTTCTTGATTGGTTCCGTCGCGTTCAACCCACCACCGCACTGACAAGGATTGCCCCTTTGATTGATTCATATCATTTTCCCCCTCTTTTTTAGATGAGGCTCAATGCTGGAGCTTTTCGAGGAAGCTCGGAAAACCAATTTCGAAAGCAATTCTCTCAACACATTCAGGTTTTCAATATGGCTTCATTTGTCGAAGAAATTGTCGAGTTCATCAAAGTTCAGTATCTGGTGGCAACGCTGGTTGGGATTCTAATTTTTGTCCCACTTGAACGGCTGTTCCCACTATGGCCCAAACAGCGGATTATTCGTACCGGTTGGGGGACTGATCTGGCTCACTTTCTGCTTGATCGGTTTATGGTCGGATTTTTACTGGCCATGGGCATTTCAGGATGTCAATTGGTGATCCAGGAGACATTGCTTTGGCTTGCCAGCATTGGGGTGAATCATTTTGGAAAAGCCCTCTTTCATATTCAGAAAACGGTTCAGAGCTTACCGTTTTTGGGGCAGTTATTTGTTATGGTTTTTGTCGGTGATTTTGCTTTTTACTGGATTCATCGGCTTTTCCACCGGGTGCCATTTTTATGGAAATTCCATGCTGTCCATCACAGTATTGAGGAGATGGATTGGCTGGCGCATGGCCGGTTTCACCCAATCGAGACCGTCATTATCATGACGGTTGCAACCGTAGCGACTCGATTAAGTGGTGTAAACGCTTATTTAGGGTACTGGTATGTCGCGGTGAATTATCTTGACTGGGTGTTGCACTCAAATGTGAGATTCCATTCACGACTGCTTTCTTTTTTCATTGCCACGCCTGAATTTCACCACTGGCACCACTCATCTGATCCTAAACAACACAATAAAAATT
This window harbors:
- a CDS encoding sterol desaturase family protein translates to MASFVEEIVEFIKVQYLVATLVGILIFVPLERLFPLWPKQRIIRTGWGTDLAHFLLDRFMVGFLLAMGISGCQLVIQETLLWLASIGVNHFGKALFHIQKTVQSLPFLGQLFVMVFVGDFAFYWIHRLFHRVPFLWKFHAVHHSIEEMDWLAHGRFHPIETVIIMTVATVATRLSGVNAYLGYWYVAVNYLDWVLHSNVRFHSRLLSFFIATPEFHHWHHSSDPKQHNKNFSVRFPILDLVFGTFYLPKTGENPFPAQYGISDDVPLNYLKHLAYPFWPFWWKQKPEPVEGIPLDGFPASDSENNNGIEPTPTEP